In Argiope bruennichi chromosome X1, qqArgBrue1.1, whole genome shotgun sequence, a single window of DNA contains:
- the LOC129958842 gene encoding sestrin-1-like isoform X3 — protein sequence MDGLNHVIKQIGYHPDYLKEFLGTQNYLLNGDGPLRYDYRHYIAIMAAARHQCTCLINHYKLKFTSVGGNPQWLKGLQYIPKKLMNLNEINKILAHTPWRLTKCHIEKLTKGRDNWSVGELCQAVVLLAHFHCLCSFVFASEILEQPEDCQDTGNNNVASDEDSFEEVAQDTVEELMEKMSLIQKMEKESSCEEQKNGNAVDLPSALNTQFECDTEKFVDDDLTFTRRAFSTADGHISDFIIQDCTWDDHAYSLLNRYYNDVGTILDEKFKVAYDLTYYTMGHKENVDTTIFRRAVWNYIHRIYGIIHDDYNYAEMENLLDFGFRSYVETVCFSPETITKDAHDEIMRAFRHSEKVHVNLMVFEARFQAELLYALSALMRYMT from the exons ATGGATGGTTTGAATCATGTCATAAAGCAGATAGGCTATCATCCTGATTACCTCAAGGAGTTCCTAGGCACTCAAAATTATCTCCTAAATGGGGATGGCCCTCTTCGATATGATTACAGACATTACATCGCGATTATG GCTGCTGCTAGGCATCAGTGCACTTGTCTGATCAACCATTATAAGCTGAAGTTTACTTCTGTTGGTGGAAATCCTCAGTGGCTGAAAGGCTTGCAATACATCCCAAAGAAACTCATGAACctgaatgaaataaacaaaatactcgCTCATACACCTTGGCGTCTTACTAAATGCCATATTGAG AAGCTAACAAAAGGCAGGGACAATTGGTCTGTTGGTGAACTTTGCCAGGCTGTAGTGCTTTTGGCTCATTTTCATTGCCTTTGCAGTTTTGTCTTTGCTTCCGAAATATTGGAACAACCAGAAGATTGTCAAGATACTGGAAACAACAATGTGGCTTCTGATGAAGATAGTTTTGAAGAG GTTGCCCAAGATACTGTAGAAGAGCTGATGGAGAAAATGAGTTTGATACAGAAAATGGAGAAAGAATCTTCTTGTGAAGAACAGAAAAATGGAAATGCCGTTGATTTGCCATCTGCTCTCAACACACAATTTGAATGCGATACTGAAAAGTTTGTTGATGATGATCTTACATTTACCAGAAGAGCTTTCTCAACTGCGGATGGTCACATTTCAGACTTCATCATTCAG gattgtACTTGGGATGATCACGCATATTCGCTGTTAAATCGATATTACAATGATGTTGGAACAATTCTGGATGAAAAGTTCAAGGTTGCTTATGATCTCACTTATTACAC TATGGGCCACAAAGAAAATGTAGATACAACTATATTTCGTCGAGCTGTGTGGAATTACATACACAGAATTTATGGAATAATCCATGATGATTATAACTACGCAGAAATGGAAAATCTGCTGGACTTTGGTTTTAGGTCTTATGTTGAAACTGTTTGTTTTAGTCCTGAAACAATTACAAAGGATGCCCATGATGAAATAATGCGAGCTTTTCGACATTCAGAAAAA GTCCACGTAAATCTTATGGTGTTTGAAGCAAGATTCCAAGCAGAGCTTTTGTACGCTCTTTCAGCTTTGATGCGATATATGACATGA
- the LOC129958842 gene encoding sestrin-1-like isoform X2: MAGRHHQMDGLNHVIKQIGYHPDYLKEFLGTQNYLLNGDGPLRYDYRHYIAIMAAARHQCTCLINHYKLKFTSVGGNPQWLKGLQYIPKKLMNLNEINKILAHTPWRLTKCHIEKLTKGRDNWSVGELCQAVVLLAHFHCLCSFVFASEILEQPEDCQDTGNNNVASDEDSFEEVAQDTVEELMEKMSLIQKMEKESSCEEQKNGNAVDLPSALNTQFECDTEKFVDDDLTFTRRAFSTADGHISDFIIQDCTWDDHAYSLLNRYYNDVGTILDEKFKVAYDLTYYTMGHKENVDTTIFRRAVWNYIHRIYGIIHDDYNYAEMENLLDFGFRSYVETVCFSPETITKDAHDEIMRAFRHSEKVHVNLMVFEARFQAELLYALSALMRYMT; encoded by the exons ATGGATGGTTTGAATCATGTCATAAAGCAGATAGGCTATCATCCTGATTACCTCAAGGAGTTCCTAGGCACTCAAAATTATCTCCTAAATGGGGATGGCCCTCTTCGATATGATTACAGACATTACATCGCGATTATG GCTGCTGCTAGGCATCAGTGCACTTGTCTGATCAACCATTATAAGCTGAAGTTTACTTCTGTTGGTGGAAATCCTCAGTGGCTGAAAGGCTTGCAATACATCCCAAAGAAACTCATGAACctgaatgaaataaacaaaatactcgCTCATACACCTTGGCGTCTTACTAAATGCCATATTGAG AAGCTAACAAAAGGCAGGGACAATTGGTCTGTTGGTGAACTTTGCCAGGCTGTAGTGCTTTTGGCTCATTTTCATTGCCTTTGCAGTTTTGTCTTTGCTTCCGAAATATTGGAACAACCAGAAGATTGTCAAGATACTGGAAACAACAATGTGGCTTCTGATGAAGATAGTTTTGAAGAG GTTGCCCAAGATACTGTAGAAGAGCTGATGGAGAAAATGAGTTTGATACAGAAAATGGAGAAAGAATCTTCTTGTGAAGAACAGAAAAATGGAAATGCCGTTGATTTGCCATCTGCTCTCAACACACAATTTGAATGCGATACTGAAAAGTTTGTTGATGATGATCTTACATTTACCAGAAGAGCTTTCTCAACTGCGGATGGTCACATTTCAGACTTCATCATTCAG gattgtACTTGGGATGATCACGCATATTCGCTGTTAAATCGATATTACAATGATGTTGGAACAATTCTGGATGAAAAGTTCAAGGTTGCTTATGATCTCACTTATTACAC TATGGGCCACAAAGAAAATGTAGATACAACTATATTTCGTCGAGCTGTGTGGAATTACATACACAGAATTTATGGAATAATCCATGATGATTATAACTACGCAGAAATGGAAAATCTGCTGGACTTTGGTTTTAGGTCTTATGTTGAAACTGTTTGTTTTAGTCCTGAAACAATTACAAAGGATGCCCATGATGAAATAATGCGAGCTTTTCGACATTCAGAAAAA GTCCACGTAAATCTTATGGTGTTTGAAGCAAGATTCCAAGCAGAGCTTTTGTACGCTCTTTCAGCTTTGATGCGATATATGACATGA
- the LOC129958842 gene encoding sestrin-1-like isoform X1, giving the protein MEVAVAVSVSLLMDGLNHVIKQIGYHPDYLKEFLGTQNYLLNGDGPLRYDYRHYIAIMAAARHQCTCLINHYKLKFTSVGGNPQWLKGLQYIPKKLMNLNEINKILAHTPWRLTKCHIEKLTKGRDNWSVGELCQAVVLLAHFHCLCSFVFASEILEQPEDCQDTGNNNVASDEDSFEEVAQDTVEELMEKMSLIQKMEKESSCEEQKNGNAVDLPSALNTQFECDTEKFVDDDLTFTRRAFSTADGHISDFIIQDCTWDDHAYSLLNRYYNDVGTILDEKFKVAYDLTYYTMGHKENVDTTIFRRAVWNYIHRIYGIIHDDYNYAEMENLLDFGFRSYVETVCFSPETITKDAHDEIMRAFRHSEKVHVNLMVFEARFQAELLYALSALMRYMT; this is encoded by the exons ATGGATGGTTTGAATCATGTCATAAAGCAGATAGGCTATCATCCTGATTACCTCAAGGAGTTCCTAGGCACTCAAAATTATCTCCTAAATGGGGATGGCCCTCTTCGATATGATTACAGACATTACATCGCGATTATG GCTGCTGCTAGGCATCAGTGCACTTGTCTGATCAACCATTATAAGCTGAAGTTTACTTCTGTTGGTGGAAATCCTCAGTGGCTGAAAGGCTTGCAATACATCCCAAAGAAACTCATGAACctgaatgaaataaacaaaatactcgCTCATACACCTTGGCGTCTTACTAAATGCCATATTGAG AAGCTAACAAAAGGCAGGGACAATTGGTCTGTTGGTGAACTTTGCCAGGCTGTAGTGCTTTTGGCTCATTTTCATTGCCTTTGCAGTTTTGTCTTTGCTTCCGAAATATTGGAACAACCAGAAGATTGTCAAGATACTGGAAACAACAATGTGGCTTCTGATGAAGATAGTTTTGAAGAG GTTGCCCAAGATACTGTAGAAGAGCTGATGGAGAAAATGAGTTTGATACAGAAAATGGAGAAAGAATCTTCTTGTGAAGAACAGAAAAATGGAAATGCCGTTGATTTGCCATCTGCTCTCAACACACAATTTGAATGCGATACTGAAAAGTTTGTTGATGATGATCTTACATTTACCAGAAGAGCTTTCTCAACTGCGGATGGTCACATTTCAGACTTCATCATTCAG gattgtACTTGGGATGATCACGCATATTCGCTGTTAAATCGATATTACAATGATGTTGGAACAATTCTGGATGAAAAGTTCAAGGTTGCTTATGATCTCACTTATTACAC TATGGGCCACAAAGAAAATGTAGATACAACTATATTTCGTCGAGCTGTGTGGAATTACATACACAGAATTTATGGAATAATCCATGATGATTATAACTACGCAGAAATGGAAAATCTGCTGGACTTTGGTTTTAGGTCTTATGTTGAAACTGTTTGTTTTAGTCCTGAAACAATTACAAAGGATGCCCATGATGAAATAATGCGAGCTTTTCGACATTCAGAAAAA GTCCACGTAAATCTTATGGTGTTTGAAGCAAGATTCCAAGCAGAGCTTTTGTACGCTCTTTCAGCTTTGATGCGATATATGACATGA